One window from the genome of Borrelia puertoricensis encodes:
- a CDS encoding DUF764 family protein — MILSTKDIHKSLISYFKNFKERTSKLALNLDLINTYNHPYMSKYTLECANIIAIKFENMDDLTLGSRAGAFYKNVNEFVLNFQIFILSQVISSKERDAYYTMFQIYSLLSDFIYENTHKVTLQSEDERYLTELNFYIYPTTNMQNSGLVKIDSNYSNAAYCCNQAFKASVQVIEQLIKEEK; from the coding sequence GTGATATTAAGTACAAAAGACATACATAAAAGCCTAATCTCGTATTTTAAAAATTTTAAAGAACGTACTTCTAAATTAGCTCTAAATTTAGATTTAATTAATACATACAATCATCCATACATGTCTAAATACACTCTTGAGTGTGCAAACATTATTGCAATTAAATTTGAAAATATGGATGACCTAACATTAGGCTCAAGAGCTGGTGCATTTTATAAGAATGTGAATGAGTTTGTCCTGAATTTTCAAATATTCATCTTAAGTCAGGTTATAAGCTCTAAAGAGAGAGATGCTTATTACACAATGTTTCAAATCTATAGTCTACTTAGTGATTTTATTTATGAGAATACTCATAAGGTAACGCTGCAAAGTGAAGATGAGCGGTACTTAACTGAACTTAATTTTTATATTTATCCTACAACAAATATGCAAAATAGTGGACTTGTTAAAATTGATTCTAATTATAGCAATGCTGCATATTGTTGCAATCAAGCTTTTAAAGCTAGTGTGCAAGTAATCGAACAACTAATTAAGGAGGAGAAGTAA
- a CDS encoding DUF1506 family protein, whose protein sequence is MISNVRNGFSRLASRVISYFQNEENFKLHKGNYSKCEELDSHEITYDKGKFSKFTGVLFSIKADTLASLPEINLYDVKSLHKLYTTSSLEFELKDRISAQSTFYEILSIDSSIGYLTMILKEVEWK, encoded by the coding sequence GTGATTAGTAACGTTAGAAATGGGTTTTCAAGACTAGCATCAAGAGTAATCTCTTACTTTCAAAATGAAGAGAATTTCAAACTTCACAAAGGTAATTACTCTAAGTGTGAGGAGTTAGATTCCCATGAGATAACTTATGATAAGGGTAAGTTTAGCAAGTTTACAGGGGTACTCTTTAGTATCAAAGCTGACACGCTTGCAAGTTTACCTGAAATTAATCTTTATGATGTTAAGTCACTTCATAAACTTTATACTACCTCTAGTCTAGAGTTTGAACTTAAAGATAGAATTTCAGCTCAAAGTACATTTTATGAAATTTTAAGTATCGACTCTAGTATTGGCTATCTTACTATGATTTTGAAGGAAGTAGAATGGAAGTAG
- a CDS encoding DUF3890 domain-containing protein produces MSGELQTLHSKVLSLLNLNEDILSFTQFETYTELLEMIIITKSIDARMLSSSSLILLLCYYIGCKLSQAGVIREFGLERIKNEKLNELEISYHPASNEANTNLSFCRQFESLLGALKSQTNMPSCCIGFIK; encoded by the coding sequence ATGTCAGGCGAGCTTCAAACACTTCACAGTAAAGTCTTAAGTTTACTTAACTTAAATGAAGACATATTATCATTTACACAGTTTGAAACTTACACAGAATTACTTGAGATGATAATAATTACTAAAAGCATTGATGCTCGTATGCTTAGCTCCTCAAGTCTGATATTACTGCTTTGTTACTATATAGGCTGCAAGCTAAGTCAAGCAGGAGTAATACGTGAATTTGGCCTTGAGAGGATTAAAAATGAAAAGCTAAATGAGCTTGAAATTTCATATCATCCTGCTAGTAATGAGGCTAATACTAATTTAAGTTTTTGTAGACAGTTTGAATCGCTACTTGGTGCTCTAAAAAGCCAAACAAACATGCCCTCTTGTTGTATAGGATTTATAAAGTGA
- a CDS encoding DUF228 domain-containing protein, which yields MSSVTELVNKYEEQAKKLKKLMKNPSNDGCVFSNTTDFRDKNLHFSNSGGTLTSKHDKLENYFFKGYPYKRGVKRVVDPHYEPHVEAGGEDDLYGICIDVDEFTSTATVIPITNRFQGYLVAKDNSIKEKDKLKFNSNGQVEKNTSSNNKINAVALSNSIEIDSTDNLYIVHVAVYGNKGKPS from the coding sequence GTGTCAAGTGTAACTGAGTTAGTAAATAAATATGAAGAACAAGCTAAAAAACTAAAAAAGCTAATGAAGAATCCTAGCAATGATGGTTGTGTCTTTAGTAACACTACTGATTTTAGAGATAAGAATTTACATTTTAGTAATTCTGGCGGGACTCTAACTAGTAAGCATGACAAGTTAGAGAATTACTTCTTTAAAGGCTATCCATACAAAAGAGGAGTAAAACGTGTTGTAGATCCACACTATGAACCACATGTTGAAGCTGGAGGTGAGGATGACCTTTATGGAATATGCATAGATGTTGATGAATTTACTAGTACCGCAACAGTAATTCCTATTACAAATAGATTTCAAGGGTATCTTGTAGCTAAAGATAATTCTATTAAGGAAAAAGATAAGCTTAAATTTAACTCAAATGGACAAGTTGAAAAGAATACTTCAAGTAATAACAAAATTAATGCAGTAGCATTGTCAAATTCAATCGAAATTGATAGTACGGATAACCTTTACATAGTACATGTGGCTGTTTATGGTAATAAAGGTAAGCCAAGTTAA
- a CDS encoding DUF228 domain-containing protein, whose amino-acid sequence MVSREDHQDPNLIPNVKHESVDSDIYSQMDDTEVIQVLKQQLEQEQEASMQDDSTKVRRRGKRHAAVLETDQGKTLKEYLLKLRKYSKSFDDESPVFKAKTGFRDKNLTFDAICQSVSSSTDKLEEYPSLGFPYKRAVKLKIETSKSDEVQVEVSDGKNMYGICIDIDENTNVATVIPITDNFEGYVVSGSSSGIAIGDRLDFNSNGEVIKASSSSSVSINAIALSNIFTLHLTDENDKRGQEDYKLYLVKISLYGNKAIS is encoded by the coding sequence ATGGTGAGTAGAGAAGATCATCAAGATCCAAACTTAATACCAAATGTTAAGCATGAATCGGTTGATTCTGATATTTATTCTCAAATGGATGATACTGAAGTTATCCAGGTTTTAAAACAACAACTAGAACAAGAACAAGAAGCATCCATGCAAGATGATTCTACAAAAGTTAGGCGAAGAGGTAAGAGACATGCAGCAGTACTAGAGACAGACCAAGGTAAGACGCTTAAAGAATATTTGTTAAAATTGCGAAAATACTCTAAAAGTTTTGATGATGAGTCACCTGTTTTTAAAGCCAAGACTGGATTTAGAGATAAAAATTTAACATTTGATGCTATATGTCAATCTGTATCAAGTAGCACAGATAAATTAGAAGAATACCCATCTTTAGGATTTCCATACAAACGTGCTGTTAAATTAAAAATTGAAACAAGTAAATCTGATGAAGTGCAAGTAGAAGTTTCTGATGGCAAGAATATGTATGGAATATGCATTGATATAGATGAGAATACTAATGTGGCAACGGTAATACCAATAACTGATAATTTTGAGGGTTACGTTGTATCTGGAAGCTCAAGTGGGATTGCAATAGGTGATAGATTAGATTTCAATTCAAATGGAGAAGTGATTAAAGCATCTAGTAGCTCGTCAGTTTCAATTAACGCAATTGCACTAAGTAACATATTTACATTACACCTTACTGATGAGAATGATAAGCGAGGGCAAGAAGATTATAAATTGTATTTAGTAAAGATATCTCTTTATGGTAATAAGGCAATTTCTTAA
- a CDS encoding DUF228 domain-containing protein codes for MSQTITQIREEYLKKVEEIQDLMKNPNRDAGLFHVDIGFKDKGIHFANQGGTISSSVDRLENHPIKGYPYKRGVKLSFEDGYEPCVEAGGGSDLYGICIDIDEFTGTATVIPITNNFTGYLVVKKSSQSSITPGVKVKFDANGEIENDSGSGSRVINGTALSKAFKINENLYIALVSIFGNRGIN; via the coding sequence ATGTCACAGACTATAACACAGATTAGAGAAGAATACTTAAAGAAAGTAGAAGAAATACAAGACCTAATGAAGAACCCAAATAGAGATGCTGGTCTATTTCATGTAGATATAGGTTTTAAAGATAAAGGAATACACTTTGCAAATCAAGGTGGGACTATATCCAGCAGTGTTGATAGGTTAGAAAATCATCCAATTAAGGGATATCCATACAAGAGAGGAGTAAAGTTATCTTTTGAGGATGGTTATGAACCTTGTGTTGAGGCTGGGGGTGGTTCTGACCTTTATGGAATATGCATTGATATTGATGAGTTTACTGGGACCGCAACAGTAATTCCTATTACAAATAATTTTACTGGATATTTAGTAGTAAAGAAGAGTAGTCAATCTTCAATTACACCAGGTGTCAAAGTTAAATTTGATGCTAATGGAGAGATTGAAAATGACAGCGGTTCAGGTTCTCGTGTTATTAATGGTACTGCCTTATCAAAGGCATTTAAAATTAATGAAAACCTGTACATAGCACTTGTAAGTATATTTGGGAATCGAGGGATTAATTAA
- a CDS encoding DUF1357 family protein, which translates to MNQNIQENIDSTQNDGLAKSVEDNLEGSNGITLSLKEYKEYEEYKAYKAAKESEDKNLSINEMISKELADSQVRLEEENRLLSEATRINEIDTLARKHLSSHFNKETLLARGYSLKDIIQAQRRELVRKYVPVDDIQAIANVREVQHLDGKVLEQLVNLAKSNIRKRTRSTTSSSPKGEIKLDLINEDISILNSNFSPQNFDEFSISIANGYKDMRHEFYKLKSQKAA; encoded by the coding sequence ATGAATCAAAACATACAAGAAAATATAGATAGCACACAAAATGATGGCTTAGCTAAGAGTGTAGAGGATAACTTGGAGGGTAGCAATGGTATTACTTTAAGTTTAAAAGAATATAAGGAATATGAAGAATATAAAGCGTACAAAGCAGCAAAAGAATCTGAAGATAAGAATTTAAGTATTAATGAGATGATATCAAAAGAGCTTGCTGATTCACAAGTGCGCTTGGAAGAAGAAAATAGATTACTCAGTGAAGCTACTCGTATTAATGAGATTGATACTTTAGCACGTAAACATTTAAGTTCACATTTCAATAAAGAGACACTTCTTGCTAGGGGATACTCACTGAAAGATATAATACAAGCACAACGTAGGGAACTTGTTAGGAAATATGTACCGGTTGATGATATTCAAGCTATTGCTAATGTAAGGGAAGTACAACATTTAGATGGAAAAGTACTTGAACAACTTGTAAACCTTGCTAAATCAAATATAAGAAAAAGAACTCGCTCTACTACTAGTTCCAGTCCAAAAGGGGAGATTAAACTTGACTTAATAAATGAGGATATATCCATATTAAATTCTAACTTTAGTCCCCAAAACTTTGATGAATTTAGTATTTCTATTGCAAATGGTTATAAAGACATGAGACATGAGTTTTATAAGCTTAAAAGTCAAAAAGCTGCTTAA
- a CDS encoding anti-CBASS protein Acb1 family protein, whose product MILNSNINAKDLYKYSIFFRNYISNVAEDTLKNGITLNSINTVININDALEALKIELKTALLQCLISYRFNGVGYILVKTADALEDLHLSVNRELPTGFMYLDYNSVRDEGPDFTYITYNFKVNTDEKVSYREVKIHKSRVIIHSNYDYILKAYSPCYTQSFLLNIYLFEEIYKEIERRIGQHNFLFYKDESLATLQDALSDATNSLELLTKGVNYKPSIFSNLFKRNVDEEKSHISALKSVNRDLERELSKLISNINNNGIFYSGTPDASLEVIKYDLTYLKDALALVKAKIGADTKEPLTRSFNEQTKGLGNDGKGDRSNYYDFLKSVQEELEISCNSKLVKHYHLDMRFNSLYVLTEEEKYESDMRLIELALKYKELELSKTLSTRELNVLKHKLFFYEG is encoded by the coding sequence ATGATTTTAAATAGCAATATAAACGCAAAAGACTTATATAAATATTCAATATTTTTTAGAAACTACATTTCAAATGTAGCAGAAGATACTCTTAAGAATGGAATCACCTTAAATAGTATTAATACTGTTATTAATATTAATGATGCTTTAGAAGCCTTAAAAATAGAGTTAAAGACAGCATTATTGCAGTGCCTAATTAGTTACCGTTTTAATGGTGTTGGATACATTTTAGTTAAAACTGCTGACGCTTTAGAAGATTTACACTTAAGCGTGAACCGAGAACTTCCTACTGGATTTATGTATCTTGACTATAACAGCGTTCGCGATGAGGGGCCTGACTTTACTTATATAACATACAATTTCAAAGTAAATACAGATGAGAAGGTATCTTATAGAGAAGTAAAGATTCATAAGAGTAGGGTAATCATACACTCTAATTATGATTATATACTTAAAGCCTACAGTCCATGTTATACGCAAAGTTTTTTGCTTAATATATATCTTTTTGAAGAAATATATAAAGAAATAGAGCGGCGAATAGGGCAACATAACTTTTTATTTTATAAGGATGAATCATTAGCAACATTACAAGATGCCTTAAGTGATGCTACAAACTCATTAGAGCTTTTAACTAAAGGTGTTAATTATAAGCCAAGCATATTTTCTAACCTGTTTAAAAGAAATGTAGATGAAGAGAAGAGTCATATAAGCGCACTTAAGAGTGTAAATAGAGATTTAGAGCGAGAGCTCTCTAAACTTATATCTAACATAAATAATAATGGTATTTTTTACAGTGGAACACCAGATGCGTCACTTGAAGTTATTAAGTATGACTTAACCTATTTAAAGGACGCATTAGCCTTAGTAAAGGCAAAGATTGGTGCTGACACAAAAGAGCCATTAACTAGAAGTTTTAATGAACAAACCAAGGGGCTTGGGAATGATGGTAAAGGTGATAGGTCTAATTATTATGACTTTTTAAAAAGTGTTCAAGAAGAGTTAGAGATTAGTTGTAATAGTAAACTTGTTAAACATTATCATTTAGACATGAGATTTAATTCACTTTATGTACTAACTGAAGAAGAAAAGTATGAGAGTGATATGCGACTTATAGAATTAGCCCTTAAATATAAGGAATTGGAGTTAAGTAAAACATTAAGCACAAGAGAACTTAATGTTTTAAAGCATAAATTATTTTTTTATGAAGGTTAA
- the bdr gene encoding Bdr family repetitive protein — MGLAQPVITQQMVIAELTKAGIKRDIAIDLSYRYYKNELTYKDIEFLKENFDIKLKHLEDGISSVKDELNTKIDTVENNFNLKLEKVEALLQSEIKSVKTDLDNKIDSVENNLNTKIEKVESSLQAEIKSVKAELDNKIDTKFNVLDNKLKLHGWMFGTLITLNIGIFLALMSLLVK, encoded by the coding sequence ATGGGACTTGCGCAACCAGTTATTACACAGCAAATGGTTATAGCTGAACTTACTAAAGCCGGTATTAAAAGAGATATTGCTATTGACCTGTCTTATAGGTATTATAAAAATGAACTGACTTATAAAGATATTGAATTCTTAAAAGAAAACTTTGACATAAAGTTAAAACACTTAGAAGATGGTATTAGTAGTGTTAAGGATGAGCTTAATACCAAAATAGACACTGTAGAGAATAACTTTAACCTTAAGCTTGAAAAAGTTGAAGCTCTCTTACAATCTGAGATTAAATCTGTCAAAACCGACCTAGATAACAAAATTGATTCTGTTGAGAATAATCTTAACACCAAGATTGAAAAGGTAGAGTCAAGCTTACAAGCTGAAATTAAATCTGTTAAAGCCGAACTTGATAATAAGATTGATACTAAATTCAATGTACTCGATAATAAACTTAAACTTCATGGTTGGATGTTTGGAACTCTTATTACCCTTAATATAGGAATATTCTTAGCATTAATGTCATTATTAGTAAAGTAA
- a CDS encoding PBSX family phage terminase large subunit: MDIYKLPIFKEMQREYKRDFGIDIMDFIKPKALDIDFKGFESKYLTSKQLKVVRNIEKNNQSKIILSGGIASGKTFLACYLFLKILLTNRNVYKRNTNNFIIGNSQKSLEVNVMSELEDIASMLKIPFRPKFSNTSYFEIDSLRVNLYGGDRASDFERFRGSNSALIYVNEATTLHKETLIECLKRLRVGMQAIIFDTNPDSPEHFFKLDYIDNTKIYSTYNFTTYDNELISRDFIKTQEEIYRNIPTYKARVLLGEWVPSCDLIFTNVNLTSNHEFISPIAYLDPAYSIGGDNTALCVLERVDQSYYAFIFQEKLPVGDPKMLNTIKTILTNLNVHKLYVEDRDNVSGHGNVTKMFLKLRAGMSHNFKIAPIKPISNKFTRIATLIEPFATSKLSIMDYSSKSAISDIYKYKGDGKSDDDSLDSLSASYMLLTLSMRTLRAHFTKIRFL, encoded by the coding sequence ATGGATATATATAAACTGCCTATATTTAAAGAAATGCAGCGAGAGTACAAGCGTGATTTTGGTATTGATATAATGGATTTTATTAAGCCTAAAGCATTGGATATTGATTTTAAAGGATTTGAAAGTAAATATTTAACTTCAAAACAACTTAAAGTAGTACGTAATATCGAGAAGAATAATCAAAGTAAAATTATTTTATCTGGTGGGATTGCAAGTGGTAAAACATTTCTAGCATGTTATCTATTCTTAAAAATACTGCTTACAAATAGGAATGTGTATAAAAGAAATACTAATAATTTTATAATAGGAAATTCACAAAAATCATTAGAGGTTAATGTTATGAGTGAGTTAGAAGATATTGCTAGTATGCTTAAAATACCCTTTAGGCCAAAATTTTCTAATACATCATATTTTGAAATAGACTCACTAAGAGTTAATTTGTATGGTGGTGATAGGGCAAGTGATTTTGAGCGGTTTAGAGGCTCTAATTCGGCACTTATTTACGTTAATGAAGCTACTACACTGCATAAAGAAACATTAATAGAATGTTTAAAAAGACTTAGAGTAGGAATGCAGGCAATTATATTTGATACCAATCCAGATAGTCCTGAACATTTCTTTAAGCTTGATTATATTGATAATACAAAAATTTACTCTACATATAACTTTACAACATATGATAATGAATTAATTTCTCGGGATTTTATTAAAACCCAAGAAGAGATTTACAGGAACATTCCAACATATAAGGCAAGGGTTCTACTTGGAGAATGGGTCCCGTCCTGTGACTTGATATTTACTAATGTTAATCTTACAAGTAACCATGAATTTATATCCCCAATAGCATATTTAGATCCTGCATATAGTATAGGAGGAGATAATACAGCCCTTTGTGTTTTGGAGCGAGTAGATCAAAGTTATTATGCATTTATTTTTCAAGAAAAGTTACCAGTAGGTGATCCTAAGATGTTAAATACAATTAAAACTATACTTACAAATCTTAATGTACACAAACTATATGTTGAAGATAGGGATAACGTTTCTGGGCATGGGAATGTGACTAAAATGTTTCTTAAACTTAGGGCGGGTATGAGTCATAATTTTAAAATTGCTCCAATTAAACCTATAAGTAATAAATTTACTAGAATTGCTACGTTAATAGAGCCATTTGCAACATCTAAACTTAGTATTATGGATTATTCAAGTAAATCAGCTATATCTGATATTTATAAGTACAAAGGGGATGGTAAGAGTGATGATGATTCATTAGATAGCCTATCAGCATCATATATGTTATTGACTCTAAGTATGCGTACCCTCAGAGCACATTTTACTAAAATAAGGTTCCTATAA
- a CDS encoding DUF603 domain-containing protein, with amino-acid sequence MNRVKKSLDDYVVYFREGKLNNTGIAKEMGVSRVNVGKMRRKWEEIKDDPEYITGAAKLTICEDTLNNILFHASQSTAQARDLKSQFSMAKSMLGLEFINSFSRYLELELKTYNYKIEELESQISNLYKKTLSKKVAHSEEESRELEELKLKLDELKRERELKKMSLCYKTMLKLKATDTDVRSKLQI; translated from the coding sequence ATGAATAGGGTAAAGAAATCATTAGATGATTATGTTGTGTATTTTAGAGAAGGGAAGCTTAATAACACTGGTATAGCAAAAGAGATGGGAGTTAGTCGTGTTAATGTAGGAAAGATGAGACGCAAATGGGAAGAGATTAAGGATGACCCTGAGTATATTACTGGTGCTGCTAAGCTTACTATTTGTGAAGATACTTTAAATAATATCTTATTTCATGCATCACAAAGTACAGCCCAGGCGCGTGATCTTAAAAGTCAGTTTAGTATGGCTAAAAGTATGTTGGGACTAGAATTTATAAATTCATTTAGTCGTTATTTAGAGTTGGAACTTAAAACTTATAATTACAAAATAGAAGAACTCGAGTCTCAAATTAGCAATCTTTATAAGAAGACTTTAAGTAAAAAAGTTGCACATTCAGAAGAAGAGAGTCGTGAGCTTGAAGAGTTAAAACTTAAACTAGATGAGCTTAAAAGGGAGAGAGAACTTAAGAAGATGTCACTATGTTACAAGACAATGCTAAAGCTTAAAGCTACTGATACAGATGTGCGCTCTAAATTACAAATTTAA
- a CDS encoding Mlp family lipoprotein: MTKFINYLVLCSTLLLYCCGDRNPISNPQNNFVVEHSGLQQRDNKQTDEQIKFDTIIHAFNSIIKNDTQLSTEKKEKYKKFENWLLKDIHKQKELAEHFQYIYEFLRIEKPEQANNITIKQLIGNTIDCISSDTCEGRQDIYSYEIDDSTSEGERIKIAFENLLSKMLSISNNVTDNINEKMFKYLKSELIFENSSIVQDLGWTHVKFHELRFNDIQRKVIKNLPEPIKDPYDRRLYTSEHITFLKLSDSTIKPVLDHIHKELSKCDGNQKSINDFNNDLKSYFKTNEINEETMNKLPSIVIIKCENGS; the protein is encoded by the coding sequence ATGACTAAATTTATAAATTATTTAGTGCTATGTAGCACATTGCTTTTATACTGTTGTGGGGATCGCAATCCTATATCTAACCCACAAAACAATTTTGTTGTGGAGCATAGTGGTTTACAACAAAGAGATAATAAACAAACTGATGAACAAATTAAATTTGATACTATAATTCATGCATTTAATAGTATCATAAAAAATGATACTCAATTGAGCACAGAAAAAAAAGAAAAATATAAAAAATTTGAAAATTGGCTATTAAAAGATATACACAAACAAAAAGAACTGGCTGAGCATTTTCAATATATATACGAATTTTTAAGAATAGAGAAACCAGAACAAGCAAACAACATAACTATTAAACAACTTATAGGAAATACTATTGATTGTATATCGTCAGATACATGTGAGGGAAGACAAGATATATATTCTTATGAAATCGATGATAGTACGTCTGAGGGAGAACGAATAAAAATAGCTTTTGAAAATCTTTTATCCAAGATGCTTAGCATATCTAATAATGTCACAGATAATATAAATGAAAAAATGTTTAAATATCTTAAATCAGAACTAATTTTTGAAAACAGCTCTATCGTTCAAGATTTAGGTTGGACTCACGTTAAATTTCATGAATTAAGATTCAATGATATTCAAAGAAAAGTAATAAAAAACTTACCGGAACCAATCAAAGATCCCTATGACCGAAGACTCTACACTTCCGAACATATTACCTTTTTAAAATTAAGCGATTCAACAATCAAACCTGTACTAGATCATATACATAAAGAACTTTCAAAGTGTGATGGAAATCAAAAAAGTATTAATGATTTTAATAATGATTTAAAATCATATTTTAAGACAAATGAAATCAATGAGGAAACAATGAATAAATTACCAAGTATAGTGATTATCAAATGTGAAAATGGAAGTTAA
- a CDS encoding tyrosine-type recombinase/integrase, with protein MKGKHLINCNLNLKIKELEMQNQRLSEELTLIKSKSKTRHTKKLSPPLRFYLNDKTIRLVKRAIERFKEQDPISGWFVHLLSITGCRGVEIQNVKLTDIYKETCSNGEVFYSIRVNVAKKRSNICIREVVISKSEFKSIMQAHQNYFLSKGKDTRRTYLFQKSKLKFRDNKINISEIATRFKELLIKGGFKHRKSLHILRNIFIASLKSRGYNSFEIKELMKYSSTSEIDNVYGLSSASKIQAYKDIKTSLK; from the coding sequence ATGAAAGGAAAACATTTAATTAACTGCAATCTTAACTTAAAAATTAAAGAATTAGAAATGCAAAATCAACGCTTAAGTGAAGAATTAACTTTAATTAAAAGTAAAAGCAAAACTAGACATACTAAAAAATTATCCCCACCTTTAAGATTTTATCTAAATGACAAGACAATTAGACTTGTAAAACGCGCTATAGAGAGATTTAAAGAACAAGACCCAATATCTGGATGGTTTGTACACTTACTCTCAATTACTGGTTGTAGAGGTGTTGAGATACAAAATGTAAAACTTACTGATATATATAAAGAGACGTGTAGTAATGGTGAAGTATTTTATTCTATTCGCGTTAATGTAGCTAAAAAGCGTAGCAATATCTGTATTAGAGAAGTAGTCATTAGTAAATCTGAATTTAAATCTATAATGCAAGCCCATCAAAACTATTTTTTATCTAAAGGAAAAGACACAAGACGTACATATCTATTTCAAAAAAGTAAACTTAAATTTCGTGACAATAAAATTAACATAAGTGAGATCGCAACTAGGTTTAAGGAATTACTCATTAAGGGAGGATTTAAACATCGCAAATCTTTGCATATACTTCGTAATATATTTATAGCATCACTAAAGTCTAGAGGATATAATTCATTTGAAATTAAAGAACTTATGAAATATTCATCTACTTCTGAGATTGATAATGTTTATGGTCTCTCAAGTGCAAGTAAAATACAGGCTTACAAAGATATCAAAACTAGCTTGAAATAA
- a CDS encoding DNA adenine methylase: MRLHQGEYLRNIETTKHEKEVKYLCSADIISLFPKHTQYIEGFFGTGAVFFAKPLAHYNILNDNSKFIYKFFYILKQDPELLYNRVRDAIIYDSIIDENRDKIEYMVLRCLYSLYGSSSSTMKLDRSNAKRLFLENLQTYKSRFKEMLDNAIFTSRDIFKFLAALPNRDKVSSTFVYLDPPYSISHGNLVDNRGWNLDSLERLILELKRYNWQFAVSEFDDLRVVKLFLKHNLFVNYVARFSGIASIFNQTKHKGTSYFIQN; the protein is encoded by the coding sequence ATGAGATTACATCAAGGAGAATATTTAAGAAATATTGAAACTACTAAACATGAGAAGGAAGTTAAGTACCTTTGTAGTGCTGATATTATAAGTCTTTTTCCTAAGCATACTCAGTATATTGAAGGATTTTTTGGTACAGGAGCAGTATTTTTTGCAAAACCATTAGCCCATTATAATATACTCAATGATAATTCTAAATTTATATATAAGTTTTTCTATATCTTAAAGCAAGACCCTGAGTTGCTTTACAATCGTGTAAGAGATGCGATTATTTATGACAGCATAATTGATGAGAACAGAGACAAAATTGAGTACATGGTGCTTAGATGTTTATATTCACTTTATGGTTCATCTAGTTCAACTATGAAGTTGGATCGAAGTAATGCCAAGAGATTGTTTTTAGAAAACCTTCAAACATATAAGTCTAGATTTAAAGAGATGCTTGATAATGCAATATTTACATCACGAGATATATTTAAATTTTTAGCTGCACTACCTAATCGAGACAAGGTAAGCTCAACATTTGTATATCTTGACCCTCCATATTCAATTTCTCATGGGAATCTTGTTGATAATCGTGGATGGAATTTAGATTCTCTAGAGAGACTTATTCTAGAGCTTAAGAGATATAACTGGCAGTTTGCAGTAAGTGAATTTGATGATTTAAGAGTAGTTAAGCTTTTCTTAAAGCATAATCTTTTTGTAAACTATGTAGCACGCTTTAGTGGTATAGCTAGTATTTTCAATCAAACTAAACATAAGGGTACTAGCTACTTCATACAAAACTAA